The Podospora pseudopauciseta strain CBS 411.78 chromosome 2 map unlocalized CBS411.78m_2, whole genome shotgun sequence genome has a window encoding:
- the gsk3 gene encoding glycogen synthase kinase 3 (EggNog:ENOG503NU1R; BUSCO:EOG09262KXK; COG:G), whose amino-acid sequence MASNRPAAFNNLRMGEVIREKVQDGITGETRDLTYTQCKIVGNGSFGVVFQTKLSPSNEDAAIKRVLQDKRFKNRELQIMRIVRHPNIVQLKAFYYSNGERKDEVYLNLVQEFVPETVYRASRFFNKMKTTMPILEVKLYIYQLFRALAYIHSQGICHRDIKPQNLLLDPSTGILKLCDFGSAKILVENEPNVSYICSRYYRAPELIFGATNYTTKIDVWSTGCVMAELMLGQPLFPGESGIDQLVEIIKVLGTPTREQIRTMNPNYMEHKFPQIKPHPFNKVFRKADQPAIDLISKLLEYTPTERLSAIDAMVQPFFDDLRDPNTRFPDSRHQTGQLKDLPPLFDFTRHELSIAPHLNHKLVPPHMRSILAAQGLDIDNFTPMNKSEMMAKLD is encoded by the exons ATGGCGTCGAATCGTCCGGCAGCGTTCAACAATCTGCGGATGGGAGAAGTGATCCGCGAGAAAGTGCAGGATGGCATCACGGGCGAGACGAGAGACTTGACTTACACCCAGTGCAAGATTGTTGGCAATGGTTCCTTTGGCGTCGTCTTTCAAACTAAGTTGTCTCCCTCGAACGAAGATGCAGCCATCAAGCGTGTCTTGCAGGACAAAAGATTCAAG AACCGTGAGCTGCAAATCATGCGGATCGTGAGACACCCCAACATCGTGCAGCTCAAGGCCTTTTACTACTCTAATGGCGAGCGC AAGGATGAGGTTTACCTCAACTTGGTCCAGGAGTTCGTGCCAGAAACCGTGTACCGCGCCTCCCGTTTCTTCAACAAAATGAAGACTACTATGCCCATCCTTGAGGTGAAGCTGTACATCTACCAGCTTTTCCGGGCTCTTGCATACATTCACTCTCAAGGCATCTGCCATCGCGACATCAAGCCCCAAaaccttctcctcgaccCTAGCACCGGCATCTTGAAGCTCTGTGATTTCGGCAGTGCCAAGATTCTGGTGGAAAACGAACCAAACGTGTCTTACATTTGCTCCAGATACTACCGCGCACCTGAATTGATCTTTGGTGCTACCAACTATACAACCAAGATTG ACGTTTGGTCAACAGGCTGCGTCATGGCAGAACTGATGCTTGGTCAGCCTCTCTTCCCCGGTGAATCGGGTATCGATCAGCTCGTCGAAATTATCAAGGTGCTGGGGACACCCACCCGCGAGCAAATTCGAACTATGAACCCGAACTACATGGAGCACAAGTTTCCTCAGATCAAGCCCCATCCTTTCAACAAGGTGTTCCGCAAGGCCGACCAACCCGCCATCGACCTGATTAGCAAGTTGCTGGAGTACACACCCACCGAGCGTCTGTCGGCCATCGACGCGATGGTGCAGCCCTTCTTTGATGACCTCAGGGATCCCAACACCCGCTTTCCCGATTCGAGGCACCAGACGGGCCAGCTCAAGGACCTTCCTCCGCTCTTTGACTTCACCCGTCATG AGCTGTCGATCGCCCctcacctcaaccacaaGCTTGTGCCGCCTCACATGAGGTCCATCCTTGCGGCCCAAGGGCTCGACATCGACAACTTCACTCCCATGAACAAATCGGAAATGATGGCCAAACTGGACTGA
- the sap49 gene encoding Spliceosome-associated protein 49 (COG:A; EggNog:ENOG503NWYN), translated as MSKHWEQNKDATVYVGNIDERFTQELLTELMTQVGPVRQVHMPLDRVTRNHQGYGFIEFDTPESAEYAAKCLNGVRVHGKPLRVNKASADKQKTVDIGAELFINNLDPQVDEKILYDTFSTFGQILRQPNIVRDDNNISKGYGFVSFDSFEASDAALANMNGQYLLSKAISVDYAYKKDGKGERHGDEAERRLAAEGKKHNIVPEQQVLPPAFHMNAPIAATTPVTPVAAVPPMIDPSMAAIPPPVGMVPPVVPPLGPGGMPPVPVAAYGGPLPTGPAAMGGRGGPPPIPYGGGMPPAMPSGGGGRMSNLPPPPSGLPARPPPSQAGFGGPVPFHPPPGFAPSPPVGPGQQMYPPPVGFNGPPPPQGFMPPPGGAPPPGFGGPPPNGYPRRG; from the exons ATGTCAAAACACTG GGAGCAAAACAAAGATGCCACCGTCTACGTCGGCAACATAGACGAGCGCTTTACCCAAGAGCTCCTCACAGAGCTCATGACCCAAGTCGGCCCCGTCCGCCAGGTCCACATGCCCCTCGACCGCGTCACCCGCAACCACCAAGGCTACGGCTTCATCGAGTTCGATACCCCCGAATCCGCCGAGTACGCCGCCAAGTGTCTCAATGGCGTCCGTGTTCACGGCAAGCCCCTCCGCGTCAACAAGGCGTCCGCCGACAAGCAAAAGACGGTCGACATTGGCGCCGAGCTCTTtatcaacaacctcgacccccaAGTCGACGAAAAGATCCTCTACGACACCTTCAGCACCTTCGGTCAGATCCTCCGCCAGCCCAACATTGTGcgcgacgacaacaacatctcCAAGGGGTACGGTTTCGTCAGCTTTGACTCGTTCGAGGCCTCCGACGCCGCGCTGGCGAACATGAACGGGCAATATCTCTTGAGCAAGGCTATCAGTGTAGACTATGCGTACAAGAAGGACGGCAAGGGCGAGCGCCACGGTGATGAGGCGGAAAGAAGACTGGCCGCCGAAGGCAAGAAGCACAACATAGTGCCCGAGCAACAGGTTCTCCCGCCAGCCTTCCATATGAATGCCCCCATCGCCGCCACAACACCCGTCACACCAGTCGCCGCCGTCCCGCCCATGATCGACCCCTCCATGGCCGCCATTCCTCCACCAGTCGGCATGGTGCCCCCAGTTGTCCCTCCCCTCGGGCCGGGAGGCATGCCGCCAGTTCCAGTCGCGGCGTACGGCGGGCCCTTACCAACTGGACCAGCAGCCATGGGCGGTCGCGGTGGTCCTCCCCCAATTCCCTACGGCGGCGGTATGCCACCAGCTATGCCAAGCGGAGGCGGTGGTCGTATGagcaacctccctcccccaccatctgGTCTCCCGGCGCGTCCACCCCCCAGCCAGGCCGGGTTTGGCGGTCCAGTGCCCTTCCACCCACCACCGGGGTTTGCTCCGTCCCCTCCTGTTGGTCCAGGTCAGCAAATGTACCCCCCTCCTGTTGGCTTCAACGGCCCGCCTCCACCTCAGGGATTCATGCCACCACCGGGAGGTGCCCCCCCTCCGGGCTTTGGTGGTCCACCTCCTAATGGCTACCCACGTCGAGGGTAG
- the cbc1 gene encoding Nuclear cap-binding protein subunit 1 (EggNog:ENOG503NXEG; COG:A; BUSCO:EOG09260PI1) yields the protein MADYDRRGGGGGGRGGGGGGYNRKRRYRDDNEDDNHYRGNNSRRRYDAPPHVRLRKQLIAIAENPMIERHDEISQIANLFTDNWDDDVLLRGNFTDLVLQLCVEQPLKTPFLAGVLMVVNTNKPEAMDLLLEKAARLIEDKLREGGWRDVKLYLKLVGCLQGVLEGEGVFGVLGELFERAVGLQTASSEDTIGTEIVKIILLTLPYVMAAGSPEQVQQEWQQKAADLLENTAIIASEPHPLQAVIEPYHPEAGEENPAQSQSLISLLQAQLQAEAAQGWALSCLPRPWQFPVGEVETVAKLASAKKHVLPNIVIPKTVVRGPRPLFPEVYISVYGQQEVESVPPPTSLASSLIRDALLDTINVLHFNRNATARQLIEVDCYFAPRTFALRGTPFDRLRDIEKPKSTWKPEDVAVDAVFTQLFLLPNPEHKLVYYHSVLTEACKLAPAAIAPSLGRAIRYLYRNAPRMDLELAYRFMDWFSHHLSNFGFTWKWTEWVDDVELSGLHPRKAFIVGSIDKEIRLSFAQRIKNTLPEPYQKLIGPEKEKDVPDFKFANDDTPFAAEGREIAALLKRKAPDEEIDAVIQRIQSQAIDRDLDALVASTDVFVTCVLYVGSKSLSHVLAAIERTKDRLADAGAASDASRTQIIEAVMAYWSVHPGVALSIVEKLLNYSILTPLTVINWALNVQAGKTRGEALAWAHMYELVFNTVIKVTGRVRQLVVKASQPDEMVDDETRDNEVRNMRELFRAIEDSLGAWAGGTKDEMLESNARGEEDGLVRRWGTRWLRVFKRRQAIEEAFLVEAVRERERREEVRKEWEVVERQRREERERKEAEEKERNGANGAEEEKKENGVEGEVDIIEQ from the exons ATGGCCGACTACgacaggagaggaggaggaggaggaggcagaggtggtggtggcggtgggtaTAACCGGAAACGTCGTTATAGAG ATGACAATGAAGACGACAACCACTACCGCGGCAACAACTCCCGCCGCCGCTACGACGCGCCCCCCCACGTCCGCCTCCGCAAGCAGCTCATCGCCATTGCCGAGAACCCCATGATCGAGCGCCACGATGAGATTTCCCAGATTGCGAACCTGTTCACCGACAACTGGGACGATGACGTCTTGCTCAGAGGCAACTTTACCGACTTGGTCCTCCAGTTGTGCGTGGAGCAGCCTCTCAAAACCCCCTTTTTGGCGGgcgtgttgatggtggtcaacaccaacaagccCGAGGCGATGGATCTTTTACTCGAAAAAGCGGCGAGGTTGATCGAGGACAAGCttcgggagggggggtggagggatgTGAAGCTGTACCTGAAGCTGGTGGGGTGTCTGCAGGGCGTGttggaaggggaaggggttttTGGTGTGTTGGGGGAGCTTTTTGAACGGGCGGTTGGGTTGCAGACGGCGAGCAGTGAGGATACGATCGGCACAGAGATTGTCAAGATCATTCTCTTGACGCTTCCGTATGTGATGGCTGCTGGGTCGCCGGAGCAGGTGCAGCAGGAGTGGCAGCAGAAGGCGGCGGATTTGCTGGAGAATACGGCCATCATTGCGAGCGAGCCGCATCCGCTGCAGGCCGTGATTGAGCCTTATCATCccgaggctggggaggaaAACCCGGCGCAGTCGCAGAGTTTGATTTCGCTTTTGCAGGCGCAGCTGCAGGCTGAGGCGGCTCAGGGTTGGGCGTTGAGCTGCTTGCCGAGACCGTGGCAGTTCCCTGTCGGCGAGGTTGAGACGGTGGCCAAGCTGGCCAGTGCGAAGAAGCACGTTTTGCCGAATATCGTTATTCCCAAGACGGTGGTCAGGGGGCCGAGGCCGTTGTTCCCAGAGGTGTATATCTCTGTTTATGGGCAGCAAGAAGTCGAGTCGGTGCCCCCTCCTACCAGCCTGGCGTCGTCGCTCATCAGAGATGCACTGCTTGATACTATCAATGTTTTGCACTTTAACCGCAACGCCACAGCAAGACAGCTTATTGAGGTGGATTGCTACTTTGCGCCGAGGACTTTTGCTCTGAGAGGCACGCCGTTTGATAGGCTTCGGGATATCGAGAAGCCAAAGTCTACCTGGAAGCCCGAAGATGTGGCTGTTGATGCCGTGTTTACCCAGCTTTTCCTCTTGCCTAACCCAGAGCACAAGCTGGTTTACTACCACTCTGTGCTTACGGAGGCTTGCAAGCTGGCGCCTGCTGCTATAGCGCCCAGCTTGGGCCGTGCCATTCGTTACCTTTACAGAAACGCGCCGCGGATGGATCTGGAGCTGGCGTACCGGTTCATGGACTGGTTCTCGCATCATTTGTCCAACTTTGGTTTCACGTGGAAGTGGACTGAGTGGGTGGACGATGTTGAGCTGAGCGGCTTGCACCCGCGCAAGGCGTTTATTGTTGGCTCGATCGACAAGGAGATTCGGTTGAGTTTTGCGCAGAGGATCAAGAATACGCTTCCGGAGCCGTATCAGAAGTTGATTGGGcccgagaaggagaaggatgtgCCCGATTTCAAGTTTGCCAATGATG ACACCCCCTTTGCCGCCGAAGGCCGTGAAATCGCCGCGCTCCTCAAACGCAAGGCCCCCGACGAGGAAATCGACGCCGTTATCCAGCGGATTCAGTCTCAGGCCATCGACCGCGACCTCGACGCCTTGGTGGCCAGCACGGACGTCTTTGTCACTTGCGTGCTCTACGTAGGCAGCAAGTCGCTCTCCCACGTCCTGGCGGCGATAGAGCGCACCAAGGACCGGTTGGCGGACGCTGGTGCGGCGAGCGACGCGTCGAGGACGCAGATCATcgaggcggtgatggcgtATTGGAGCGTGCACCCCGGTGTTGCGCTGAGCATCGTGGAGAAGCTCCTGAACTACTCCATCCTGACCCCGCTGACGGTGATCAACTGGGCTCTGAACGTCCAGGCTGGCAAGACGCGCGGTGAGGCGCTCGCGTGGGCTCACATGTACGAATTGGTCTTCAACACTGTCATCAAGGTTACCGGCCGGGTGAGGCAGCTGGTTGTCAAGGCCAGCCAGCCGGATGAGATGGTGGATGACGAGACGAGGGATAACGAGGTGAGGAACATGAGGGAGCTGTTTAGGGCTATTGAGGACAGCTTAGGGGCTTGGGCTGGCGGGACGAAGGATGAGATGCTTGAGAGTAATGCTCGTGGGGAAGAAGACGGGTTGGTCAGGAGGTGGGGGACGAGGTGGCTGAGGGTGTTTAAGCGGAGGCAGGCGATTGAGGAGGCGTTTTTGGTCGAGGCGGTgagggagcgggagaggagggaggaggtgaggaaggagtgggaggttgttgagcggcagaggagggaggagagggagaggaaggaggcggaggagaaggagaggaatgGGGCGAAtggggccgaggaggagaagaaggagaatggggtggagggtgaggttgatatTATTGAGCAGTAG
- the TOM7 gene encoding translocase of the outer mitochondrial membrane (COG:U; EggNog:ENOG503P6YA), with amino-acid sequence MFRLSEESKERIGKLIEISRVALHYGYLPFILYLGYTRSDPRPSMVRF; translated from the exons ATGTTTCGTCTTTCAGAGGAATCCAAG GAGCGCATTGGCAAGCTCATTGAGATCTCGCGCGTTGCCCTTCACTA TGGCTATCTCCCCTTCATCCTCTATCTTG GCTACACCCGCAGCGACCCTCGGCCATCCATGGTCCG CTTCTAA